In Mastomys coucha isolate ucsf_1 unplaced genomic scaffold, UCSF_Mcou_1 pScaffold5, whole genome shotgun sequence, one genomic interval encodes:
- the LOC116078851 gene encoding zinc finger protein 39-like — MSAAVGLVSFEDVSVDFTWDEWQDLDDTQRKLYRDVMLETYSSLLSLNQCDAKPDLILKLEQGTGPWTEDNAPDQSLPALQPVKSLKETRRDNRKRHLSHLVITGSASAEERGRFGEMLNMSSSHVLHLAVKNKNSSRMRSEVLDTWGNVYLPGGPIEMQATEELDHLNSTKMPCRPPAPLSLDLGVGSGQQHVQCVQRDEAFDVSTVWMHTVFPLGDSETNTFDKLALTAQERTHIREETFDYNMCKKSFSDKCNHTQHLKPHLENQCGKCTDGEPASCTKAGLQHTLHAWRKPGGCNNNEKCVDQMPKLRANQSVLSSKESTCVKIFYPDSTFSVQQRPHTGKKPQESNTSVKINKQPRRRHRCGRTYQCKVCGKAFKHTQNLYLHHRTHTGEKPYECKECKKLFSVKSNLSVHQKTHTGEKPYECNICGNAFKRRCDLTIHQRVHTGEKPYECKECRKTFSIKSGLIVHQRIHTGEKPYECNVCGKRFNQKSNLSTHEKIHTGEKPFECKECSKSFSVKSYLTIHQKTHLGEKPRS; from the exons GGGTTGGTGTCCTTTGAGGATGTGTCTGTGGACTTCACCTGGGATGAGTGGCAGGACCTGGAtgacactcagaggaagctctacagggatgtgatgctggagacgtACAGCAGCCTGCTGTCCCTGA ATCAGTGTGATGCCAAACCTGACTTGATCCTGAAATTGGAGCAAGGAACTGGGCCATGGACGGAAGACAATGCCCCAGACCAGAGCCTCCCAG CTCTGCAACCTGTGAAGAGCCTGAAGGAGACCAGAAGGGACAATCGAAAGAGACATTTGAGCCACCTGGTAATCACTGGCAGCGCGTCAGCTGAGGAAAGGGGCAGATTTGGGGAAATGCTTAACATGAGTTCAAGCCATGTTTTGCACCTGGCTGTTAAGAATAAGAACTCTTCTAGAATGAGATCTGAGGTGCTTGATACATGGGGAAATGTGTATCTCCCTGGTGGGCCCATTGAGATGCAGGCTACAGAGGAACTTGATCATCTTAATTCAACTAAGATGCCATGCAGGCCTCCTGCGCCCCTTAGTCTGGATCTCGGTGTTGGAAGTGGGCAACAGCATGTCCAGTGTGTTCAACGTGATGAAGCCTTCGATGTGAGCACTGTATGGATGCATACAGTGTTTCCTTTAGGAGACAGCGAGACGAACACCTTTGATAAGTTGGCTCTTACTGCCCAAGAGAGGACTCACATAAGGGAAGAAACTTTTGATTATAACATGTGTAAGAAGTCATTCTCTGACAAGTGTAACCACACTCAACATTTAAAACCACACCTAGAAAACCAGTGTGGTAAGTGTACTGATGGTGAGCCAGCATCCTGTACAAAAGCAGGCCTTCAGCACACTCTGCATGCATGGAGGAAACCTGGTGGGTGTAACAACAATGAGAAATGTGTGGATCAGATGCCGAAACTGAGGGCTAATCAGAGTGTCTTATCAAGTAAAGAAAGTACTTGTGTGAAAATATTTTACCCAGACTCAACTTTCAGTGTGCAGCAGAGACCACACACAGGTAAAAAGCCCCAGGAGTCCAATACATCTGTAAAAATCAACAAGCAGCCTCGTAGACGTCACAGATGTGGGAGAACCTATCAGTGTAAAgtatgtgggaaagcctttaaacacacacaaaatctctaTTTGCACCACAGAACTCACACTGGGGAGAAGCCCTATGAGTGTAAAGAATGTAAGAAACTATTCAGTGTGAAGTCAAATCTCAGTGTACATCAGAAAACCCACACAGGTGAAAAACCCTATGAGTGTAACATATGTGGGAATGCTTTTAAAAGGAGGTGTGACCTAACTATACACCAGAGAGTCCACACAGGCgagaagccctatgaatgtaaAGAGTGCAGGAAAACTTTCAGTATAAAGTCAGGGCTCATTGTacatcagagaattcacacaGGCGAGAAACCATATGAGTGCAATGTGTGTGGAAAACGTTTTAACCAGAAGTCAAATCTCTCCACACATGAGAAAATCCACACAGGTGAGAAACCCTTTGAATGCAAAGAATGTAGCAAATCCTTTAGTGTCAAATCGTATCTCACTATACATCAAAAAACTCACTTGGGTGAGAAACCTCGCTCATGA
- the LOC116078841 gene encoding zinc finger protein 39, with protein MRNLQPDSVENSLSQLPSRSLETRKQKRSYKKRPVTYSHWRWSQRNRARKHKVPVKGLVSFEDVSVDFTWDEWQDLDEAQRKLYRDVMLETYSSLESLGHCITKPEVIFKLEQGTEPWRVEDVPKQRQPDVQKVTKLNETSQDNEERHLWHLVITTSNTPTKEKVKFGKLLNVSSNHVSNLTVKNGNSSGVRPEALTVWQSVTPPNETEDMRTGEELDGSLTSKPPIHTEPHGLYNRAPGTQQQFQCCSQEVPCNTEALWMNKRFHIAQRSSKFGVPEKAPDEVALNAQEMSWVREETYECSICKKTFCTKFKLSKHKKIHKGQKYYTCRDCEKTFIKKSYHKDKRIHVGIRSHRCKQCEKCFHQKTQQNVHQRVPSGDKLYEIYQSEKSFSEKPNVRRYQRIRAGYKPYGCNVCGKSFYRKSHLGRHQRIHTGDKPYGCKECKKTFYHKSSLTIHQRTHTGEKPYECKKCRKTFYCKSDLNVHHRTHTGEKPYECDKCRKTFYSKSHLVIHQKVHTGDKPYECEECQKAFNRKSNLTVHQKTHTGEKPYECTVCGKTFHRRSHLNMHQGTHTGEKPYKCQECGKEFYQKSSLSRHQRNHTGSRPYACEECRKTFLHKSSLTVHQRSHTGYKPYSCEECRKTFYSKSHLTVHQRTHTGEKPYECKLCKKAFHQKSYLNRHQVTHESEKRFQCQECRKMFYHKSSLTVHQRIHLRERL; from the exons ATG AGGAACTTGCAGCCTGACAGTGTGGAGAACTCCTTGAGTCAACTCCCCAGTCGAAGTCTTGAAACCCgaaagcagaagagaagctaCAAGAAGAGGCCAGTCACCTACAGTCACTGGAGATGGTCCCAGCGGAATAGAGCAAGAAAACATAAGGTGCCAGTAAAG GGGTTGGTGTCCTTTGAGGATGTGTCTGTGGACTTCACCTGGGATGAATGGCAGGACCTGGATGAAGCTCAGAGGAAGCTCTACAGGGACGTGATGCTGGAGACGTACAGCAGCCTGGAGTCCTTGG GCCACTGCATTACCAAACCTGAAGTGATCTTTAAGTTGGAGCAAGGAACTGAGCCGTGGAGAGTAGAAGACGTCCcaaagcagagacagccag atgTCCAGAAAGTAACAAAACTGAACGAAACCAGCCAGGACAATGAAGAGAGACATTTGTGGCACCTCGTAATTACCACCAGCAACACGCCAACCAAGGAGAAAGTTAAATTTGGAAAACTACTTAATGTGAGCTCAAACCATGTTTCAAATCTGACTGTAAAGAATGGAAACTCCTCAGGAGTGAGGCCTGAGGCACTTACTGTGTGGCAGAGCGTAACTCCCCCTAATGAGACTGAGGACATGCGGACAGGAGAGGAACTTGATGGCTCTCTGACTAGCAAGCCCCCCATACACACAGAGCCGCATGGGTTGTATAACAGAGCTCCAGGTACTCAACAGCAGTTTCAATGTTGTAGTCAAGAAGTGCCCTGCAATACAGAGGCATTATGGATGAATAAGAGGTTTCACATTGCACAAAGGTCTAGTAAATTTGGTGTGCCTGAGAAAGCACCTGATGAGGTAGCTCTTAATGCCCAAGAGATGAGTTGGGTACGAGAAGAAACTTATGAATGTAGTATTTGTAAGAAAACATTCTGCACAAAGTTTAAGCTCTCTAAACACAAGAAAATACACAAAGGACAGAAATATTACACATGTAGGGATTGTGAGAAAACCTTCATTAAGAAATCATACCACAAAGACAAGAGGATACATGTGGGAATCAGGTCCCATAGATGTAAACAATGTGAGAAATGTTTTCATCAGAAAACCCAGCAAAATGTGCACCAGAGAGTCCCCAGTGGAGACAAACTCTATGAAATTTATCAGTCTGAAAAAAGTTTCAGCGAGAAGCCAAATGTCAGACGCTATCAGAGGATCCGTGCAGGTTATAAACCCTACGGATGTAACGTGTGTGGAAAGTCATTTTACCGGAAGTCACACCTCGGCAGGCACCAGCGAATTCACACAGGTGACAAACCCTATGGTTGTAAAGAGTGTAAGAAAACTTTCTATCATAAGTCCTCCCTCACGATACATCAGAGAACTCACACAGGTGAGAAGCCCTACGAGTGTAAAAAATGCCGAAAAACATTCTACTGTAAGTCAGACCTGAATGTCCATCATAGAACTCACACAGGTGAGAAGCCGTATGAGTGTGACAAATGTAGGAAAACGTTCTACTCTAAGTCACACCTCGTTATCCATCAGAAAGTTCACACAGGTGACAAACCATACGAATGTGAAGAATGTCAGAAAGCCTTCAATCGCAAGTCAAACCTTACCGTgcatcagaaaacacacacaggggAGAAACCGTATGAATGCACTGTATGTGGGAAAACTTTTCACCGGCGGTCACACCTCAACATGCACCAGGGGACTCATACTGGcgagaaaccctacaaatgtcaAGAGTGTGGGAAAGAGTTTTACCAGAAGTCAAGCCTCAGCAGACATCAGAGAAACCACACAGGGAGCAGACCGTATGCGTGTGAAGAATGTAGGAAAACCTTCCTCCACAAGTCCTCCCTCACCGTCCATCAGAGGAGCCACACAGGCTACAAACCATACTCGTGTGAGGAATGCAGGAAAACGTTTTACAGTAAGTCACATCTCACCGTTCATCAGAGAACCCACACGGGCGAGAAGCCCTACGAGTGTAAGCTATGCAAGAAGGCTTTTCACCAGAAGTCCTACCTCAACAGGCATCAGGTAACTCACGAAAGCGAGAAACGGTTTCAATGTCAAGAATGTAGGAAAATGTTTTATCATAAGTCGTCCCTCACCGTACATCAGAGAATCCACCTGAGGGAGCGCCTGTGA